The Amycolatopsis japonica nucleotide sequence TCGCGCCGATCGGCCCGGGGTTGAGTGTCAATTGACAAATAGGAGGCTGCGGTTCGGTGTTAACGCTCGTGAGCGGTGAGGACGGTGGGAACCATCCTCACCACTCACGAGGGGGTCAGACTCCGGCGACCTGCTGGATCCAGCTGCGGTAGCGGGTGATGTTGGTGTAGGCGGTGTTGTTCGACCGGTCGCTGGTCGAGGCGACGCCGACCTGGCGGCCACCGGAGAACATCGGGCCGCCCGAGTCACCGCCGGCGGTGATGCCGTCGACGCGGTTCGCGCAGACCGCGACCCCGCCGTTGTAGTCGCTGCAGCTGACCGAGTTGACCCGGACGGTGGCGACCTTCAGGTAGCGGGACTGGCAGTTGATCTCCGAACCGCACTGACTCGTCGCGCCCCAGCCGTAGACCTGGACGTTCTGCCCGACGGCGACATTGCTCGTGGTGCCGAGCGGCGAGTAGGTGGCGTTGACCGAACTGGTCAGCCGCACGATGGCGAGGTCCGCGCCCGAGTGGCGGGTGATGCTCGCCGCGGTGGCCATGGTGCCGCCGCTCTGCTGGTCGAGGCTGCCGATGCGGAACGTGTAGCTGCCGCTGCTCGCGACGCAGTGCTTGGCGGTGAGGATGTACTGCGGCGCGATGATCGTGGCGGTGCAGTTCTGCTGGCCGTTCACGAACAGCCGGGCCGCCCAGGGAGCGTTCTGCGCGTACTGACCACCGATGATCATCGGCTGCACGCCCGAGGGTTCGGCGGCGGTCGCGGCGGGGGCGGTCGAGCCGAGCAGCGCCATGAAGGCGGTGCCGGCGAGCAGGACAAGAGAGCGCAGTCGCATGTTCCGACTCATTTCTGCGGCGGGGATCCGGCCGCTTCAGTGGGGACGAACGCGCTGATTCTGTGTCGTGCCAAGGGAAGCCGGAAACCGACGAAAGTTCGCGTGGGCTACCTATTTATTTCGAGGGCCCGGGCGAAGATCATTAGGTAGTCACTCGCGTAGCAGGCGCCAAGCGGTGAGGGCGAGCCTCACCCGCGTCAGGCCGAGCGGGTCGGTCAGGTCGACGGACAGGCTTTTGCCGATCTGGGTGAGCCGCCGCGCCACACTGCTGTGGTGCAGGTGCAGGGAATCGGCGGCCTGGCGCACGGAACCCGTGGCGCAGTAGGCGTCCAGCGTCCGCAGGTCCTCCGGATCCGCGGCCAGCTTCGTGATCGCGACGACGTCGGCGTTGGCCCGCGTGTCCTCTTCCGGGATCCGCGCGAGCAGCGCGAGGGCGCCGAGGTCGCGATGGTGGATCACCGGACGGCGCGCGGTCGTGAACCGCAGCGCGGTCGTCGCGTCCAGCCAGGACCGATGCGGGCATTCGGCGTCGCCGATCCCCGCGCGGACGTCTTCGGGGAACCGGGCCGGGTCCACCGCGGCGGCCAGGATGATGCCGACGTCGCCGAGTGACGCGGCCTTGACCGGGCGCCCGTGGCAGATCAGGCCCCCGATCTTCTCGAGCGGGAGCCCGGACCGGACGGCGATCACGCGGATCGGCGCGT carries:
- a CDS encoding S1 family peptidase; protein product: MRLRSLVLLAGTAFMALLGSTAPAATAAEPSGVQPMIIGGQYAQNAPWAARLFVNGQQNCTATIIAPQYILTAKHCVASSGSYTFRIGSLDQQSGGTMATAASITRHSGADLAIVRLTSSVNATYSPLGTTSNVAVGQNVQVYGWGATSQCGSEINCQSRYLKVATVRVNSVSCSDYNGGVAVCANRVDGITAGGDSGGPMFSGGRQVGVASTSDRSNNTAYTNITRYRSWIQQVAGV
- a CDS encoding PucR family transcriptional regulator — protein: MEALAARLSHLDPDVEGAIRVVMFYDTLMRRRVDLPALARATAGLAECAAGIRLHSTGRTIRMAPDGREAAPASVPASITMAVTLDDEEIGTVWLEREGEAAALDEAVLDRLAIAVATVVERYGPARTTMADPALVELVISSASDDAARNRALRLLGFPGDAPIRVIAVRSGLPLEKIGGLICHGRPVKAASLGDVGIILAAAVDPARFPEDVRAGIGDAECPHRSWLDATTALRFTTARRPVIHHRDLGALALLARIPEEDTRANADVVAITKLAADPEDLRTLDAYCATGSVRQAADSLHLHHSSVARRLTQIGKSLSVDLTDPLGLTRVRLALTAWRLLRE